From a region of the uncultured Desulfatiglans sp. genome:
- a CDS encoding conserved hypothetical protein (Evidence 4 : Unknown function but conserved in other organisms) → MVYGRSVLSVPNEMAYLPAVQAFAGEVLKSVGFAEDDLERMLVAIEECVANVIKNAFEPDQKASFQVLFDPSATGLRVIVKDKGLPYDPNRVPDYPGQGGIEEVPPRGLGSFIMKKFVDEASFHNLGKEGKELHLFKHLPRKNITEFSEVPVRRSIQKPPSKGSRPSTFEVRLMDPSESLEVSRLFYRTYEYSYFADVMYYPERIAALIEEGLMTSVVAVSQDGEIVGHLAMLKETSGEVIAEAGKGAVKDSCRGSHLLTDMMRFLANEAAASGMKALYGRLVTIHIYSQKMTEQAGFRDCAILLGCAPADIAYKGIAETLCQRGSYIYTFLPLQPLPVAAVYLPPHHEPMLRKIYAHLGLNRDFAAAVGNAPKLDYSTIKSKIITDTNAAEIVLSQYGNDYIRALHYELKNICIKKVDQITLFLDLHDPVTSTACSEIEKLGFFISGVIPCLHFEDTLILQYLNNIRMDYSLIKVHSQMARELLDYIRSMDPDIQR, encoded by the coding sequence ATGGTTTACGGACGTTCAGTACTCAGTGTGCCTAATGAAATGGCCTATCTTCCTGCGGTCCAAGCCTTTGCCGGGGAGGTTCTGAAGTCTGTCGGCTTTGCAGAGGACGACCTGGAGAGGATGCTCGTCGCCATTGAAGAGTGCGTGGCGAACGTAATCAAAAATGCCTTCGAACCGGATCAGAAGGCGTCTTTTCAGGTCCTGTTCGACCCCTCGGCGACAGGCCTCAGGGTCATCGTCAAAGACAAGGGGCTCCCTTACGATCCCAATCGTGTTCCTGACTATCCAGGACAGGGTGGCATCGAGGAAGTACCTCCACGCGGCCTCGGCTCCTTCATCATGAAAAAGTTCGTCGACGAAGCATCTTTTCACAATCTGGGCAAAGAGGGAAAAGAGCTTCACCTGTTCAAGCATCTCCCTAGGAAAAACATCACCGAGTTTTCGGAAGTGCCGGTGAGGCGATCGATCCAAAAACCGCCTTCGAAAGGGTCACGGCCATCCACCTTCGAGGTGCGTCTGATGGATCCCTCCGAGTCGCTGGAGGTCTCGAGGCTATTCTACCGCACTTACGAATATTCCTATTTTGCGGATGTCATGTACTACCCTGAAAGGATCGCCGCGCTGATCGAGGAAGGTCTCATGACCTCGGTGGTTGCCGTATCCCAAGATGGGGAGATCGTCGGGCACCTTGCCATGCTCAAAGAGACCTCGGGCGAGGTGATCGCCGAGGCCGGAAAGGGGGCGGTCAAGGACAGTTGCAGAGGCAGCCATCTGCTCACGGACATGATGCGCTTCCTTGCCAACGAGGCCGCAGCGTCCGGCATGAAGGCCCTTTACGGAAGGCTGGTGACCATCCACATTTACTCCCAGAAGATGACGGAGCAGGCGGGGTTCAGGGACTGCGCCATACTCCTCGGCTGCGCCCCCGCCGATATTGCGTACAAGGGAATAGCGGAAACACTCTGCCAGAGGGGAAGTTATATTTACACATTCCTGCCGCTTCAACCGTTGCCGGTCGCCGCCGTATACCTTCCGCCTCATCATGAACCTATGCTGCGCAAGATTTACGCACACCTGGGGCTGAACAGAGATTTCGCTGCGGCGGTGGGTAACGCCCCAAAACTTGACTATTCCACAATAAAATCAAAGATCATTACAGATACCAATGCGGCGGAAATAGTGCTTTCGCAATACGGAAACGACTATATAAGGGCACTTCACTACGAATTGAAAAATATCTGCATCAAGAAAGTAGACCAGATTACGCTTTTCCTTGACCTGCATGATCCTGTTACAAGCACTGCATGTAGCGAAATAGAAAAGCTAGGTTTTTTTATTTCCGGTGTCATTCCTTGTCTGCACTTCGAAGATACTCTTATTCTGCAGTATCTCAATAATATCCGCATGGATTATTCACTCATAAAGGTTCATTCACAAATGGCAAGAGAATTGCTTGATTACATCCGCTCGATGGACCCTGACATTCAGAGATGA
- a CDS encoding hypothetical protein (Evidence 5 : Unknown function): MLIPVLRIGYKQAITPPLCAVRTGILAVARNQPFRACADGHL; the protein is encoded by the coding sequence ATGCTGATTCCTGTTTTGCGCATCGGTTACAAACAGGCGATTACGCCGCCCCTCTGCGCCGTTCGCACGGGGATTCTCGCAGTTGCCCGGAATCAACCTTTCCGCGCCTGTGCCGATGGTCATCTCTGA
- a CDS encoding hypothetical protein (Evidence 5 : Unknown function), with protein MAKKMLLAAIGCGRLPGILEIAGRRSFVVFGAIGKDVAAALTQSVDGPAAPVPPVYFYETG; from the coding sequence ATGGCAAAAAAGATGCTTCTGGCAGCGATCGGCTGCGGCCGGTTGCCGGGTATACTGGAGATTGCGGGCCGGCGCAGTTTTGTCGTGTTCGGGGCGATCGGGAAGGACGTCGCTGCTGCTCTCACTCAGAGCGTCGACGGTCCAGCGGCGCCGGTTCCACCGGTGTATTTCTACGAAACCGGATGA
- a CDS encoding hypothetical protein (Evidence 5 : Unknown function), with product MVAVGNLDKIWSTVPEDAAESDLKKAFRSYFGAEWTEVLDGADQSFGYHASNNVYFAVREVRLVEELTLEQLLEEKGAPRPPDIIVS from the coding sequence GTGGTTGCCGTCGGCAACCTCGACAAGATCTGGTCGACAGTCCCGGAGGATGCTGCCGAGAGTGACCTGAAAAAGGCCTTCCGCAGTTATTTCGGGGCGGAATGGACCGAGGTCCTCGACGGCGCCGACCAATCCTTCGGCTACCATGCATCCAATAACGTCTATTTCGCTGTACGCGAGGTGCGCCTGGTCGAGGAGCTGACTCTGGAGCAACTCCTGGAAGAAAAGGGGGCTCCCCGGCCCCCCGATATCATCGTAAGCTGA
- a CDS encoding Two component system sensor histidine kinase, PAS domains, producing the protein MDENSTHEQLVERIKTLELDAARRSEAENALRDSEQLLSQIIQGSPIPTFVIDKDHCVTHYNRACENLTGVNAEDILGTRRQWSAFYSEERPVLADFIVDQAPGEEIVRLYGRRCRRSSVIEGAYEAEGFFQALGQKGRWLFFTAAPLYGQHREVIGAVETLQDMTDRKRAEEEVRNSERRYRTLLDFVPYPMVAFSLEGKVTYVNAAFTETFGWTFQELKGQRIPYVPEGLEKETYEKLQELIRTRMVLRHETKRRTRDGRTLDVVMRGVVFLDDEGEPAGELVILRDITNEKRLARNNEILYRISVALPEYPDLEELLDYISEEVRHLLGSEGALVILHDEEKKELYALGGAYDDTATERRVKEIRWGMDQLVAGKVIQTGEPMIVTDTSTDSTLHQERDKKLGYHTRNLVLVPLRSFDRIIGSLCAINKIEGNFDETDEALLSMIAGTVVLSIENARFSEELKRAYREVSSLNRAKDKVINHLSHELKTPISVLSGSLNVLERRLEELPEQNWKTTMARARRNLDRITEIEDEVDDIMQGRTHEIYAMMNLLVEQCTDELETLLAEMVGELPGITRVRRRIEELFSPREMVARKVLLHDFVSERLPVLQAEFPRREVDIFLEVEPVPPILIPVEAIQKIFDGLVKNAVENTPNEGKIEIAVKKEGTGALLRVRDYGVGITPDHQRRIFEGFFTTRDTLAYSSKRPFDFNAGGKGADLLRMKIFSERYHFRIEMDSTRCRFIPKEDDVCPSRISDCACCDSREDCFNSGGTVFTLHFPPAP; encoded by the coding sequence ATGGATGAGAACTCCACCCATGAGCAGTTGGTTGAACGGATCAAGACACTGGAATTGGACGCCGCAAGGCGTTCGGAGGCGGAAAACGCGCTTCGGGACAGCGAACAGCTTCTCTCCCAGATCATCCAAGGCAGTCCCATCCCCACCTTTGTGATCGACAAGGACCATTGCGTCACGCATTACAACCGTGCCTGCGAGAATCTGACCGGGGTGAACGCCGAGGACATCCTCGGAACGCGCCGCCAGTGGTCGGCCTTCTATTCCGAGGAACGGCCGGTGCTCGCGGATTTCATCGTCGATCAGGCGCCCGGAGAGGAGATCGTCCGCCTTTACGGCAGGCGGTGCCGCCGTTCGAGCGTCATCGAGGGGGCGTATGAGGCGGAGGGGTTTTTTCAGGCCCTCGGGCAGAAGGGCCGCTGGCTCTTTTTTACGGCGGCGCCCCTTTACGGCCAGCACCGCGAGGTGATCGGGGCGGTGGAGACGCTGCAGGACATGACCGACCGGAAGCGGGCGGAGGAGGAGGTCCGCAATTCGGAGCGGCGCTACCGCACCCTGCTGGATTTTGTGCCCTATCCGATGGTGGCGTTTTCGCTCGAAGGCAAGGTGACGTATGTCAACGCGGCGTTTACCGAGACCTTCGGCTGGACCTTCCAGGAGCTGAAAGGCCAGCGCATCCCGTATGTCCCGGAGGGGCTCGAGAAGGAGACCTATGAGAAGCTGCAGGAATTGATCCGGACGCGCATGGTCCTGCGCCACGAGACGAAGCGGCGCACCCGCGACGGACGGACCCTCGATGTCGTCATGCGCGGCGTCGTTTTTCTGGACGACGAGGGCGAGCCGGCCGGGGAACTGGTGATCCTGCGGGACATCACCAACGAAAAGCGTCTTGCCCGCAACAACGAGATCCTGTACCGCATCAGCGTGGCGCTGCCGGAGTACCCGGACCTCGAAGAACTGCTGGATTACATCAGTGAGGAGGTGCGGCACCTTCTCGGAAGCGAGGGTGCGCTCGTCATCCTGCACGACGAGGAGAAGAAGGAGCTTTACGCCCTCGGCGGGGCTTACGATGACACGGCCACCGAGCGCCGCGTGAAGGAGATCCGCTGGGGGATGGACCAGCTCGTGGCGGGAAAGGTCATCCAGACCGGGGAGCCCATGATCGTCACCGACACATCGACCGACTCCACCCTCCATCAGGAGCGGGACAAGAAGCTCGGATACCACACCCGCAATCTGGTGCTGGTGCCCCTCCGGAGCTTCGACCGCATCATCGGGTCGCTTTGTGCGATCAACAAGATCGAGGGGAACTTCGATGAGACGGATGAAGCCCTCCTCAGCATGATTGCAGGCACGGTCGTCCTCTCGATCGAAAATGCGCGGTTTTCCGAGGAGCTGAAGCGGGCGTACCGGGAGGTCAGCAGCCTCAACCGCGCGAAGGACAAAGTCATCAACCATCTGAGCCATGAACTCAAGACGCCGATCTCCGTCCTTTCAGGGTCTCTGAACGTCCTCGAGCGGAGGCTCGAAGAGCTGCCGGAGCAGAACTGGAAGACGACGATGGCGCGTGCGCGCAGAAACCTCGACCGGATCACCGAGATCGAAGACGAGGTCGACGACATCATGCAGGGGCGGACGCACGAGATCTATGCCATGATGAACCTCCTGGTGGAGCAGTGCACGGACGAGCTCGAGACCCTCCTGGCGGAGATGGTCGGGGAGCTGCCGGGCATCACCCGGGTGCGGCGGCGGATCGAGGAGCTCTTCTCGCCCCGGGAGATGGTGGCCCGCAAGGTCCTGCTGCACGACTTCGTGAGTGAGCGGCTGCCTGTGCTTCAGGCCGAATTTCCCCGCAGGGAAGTAGACATATTCCTGGAGGTGGAACCTGTCCCCCCGATTCTGATCCCGGTCGAGGCCATCCAGAAGATCTTCGACGGTCTGGTGAAGAACGCCGTCGAGAACACCCCCAACGAGGGAAAGATCGAGATCGCAGTCAAGAAGGAGGGCACCGGAGCCCTCCTGCGCGTCAGGGACTACGGGGTCGGGATCACTCCCGACCATCAACGGCGGATCTTCGAGGGGTTTTTCACCACCCGCGACACCCTGGCCTACTCGTCCAAACGCCCCTTCGACTTCAACGCGGGCGGCAAGGGGGCCGACCTCCTCCGCATGAAGATCTTCTCTGAACGCTACCACTTCCGGATCGAAATGGACTCGACACGCTGCCGCTTCATCCCCAAAGAAGATGACGTCTGCCCCAGCCGGATCAGCGACTGCGCCTGCTGCGACTCCCGGGAGGACTGCTTCAACTCCGGGGGGACCGTCTTCACTCTGCATTTTCCGCCCGCACCATAA
- a CDS encoding hypothetical protein (Evidence 5 : Unknown function) has translation MQAAWWSPDQQMGGLTPRSVQKIVSGRNLIQHMEEMRVR, from the coding sequence GTGCAGGCGGCCTGGTGGTCGCCGGATCAGCAAATGGGCGGATTGACGCCGCGATCGGTCCAAAAGATCGTTTCCGGAAGGAATCTGATCCAGCACATGGAGGAGATGCGGGTGAGATGA
- a CDS encoding hypothetical protein (Evidence 5 : Unknown function), translated as MRIFLYTLRVLSPTVKRRGCEREACKEGSEKTVDRCSGDVPVNQNISSLCRRAVAGKMVV; from the coding sequence ATGAGGATTTTTCTTTACACGCTGCGCGTGCTCAGTCCCACCGTGAAGCGGCGGGGTTGCGAACGCGAAGCGTGTAAAGAAGGGTCTGAGAAGACCGTGGACCGATGCAGCGGAGATGTCCCCGTGAACCAGAACATCTCTTCATTGTGCCGCAGGGCTGTTGCTGGTAAAATGGTTGTTTAA
- a CDS encoding putative Purine or other phosphorylase family 1 (Evidence 3 : Putative function from multiple computational evidences), whose product MTAIWILAAMEDELDLLKQALHAAPEEHDLPLPVHRGRIGERPVGLAALGIGVAAASLGLGLLHRELKGAEVIMVGSAGALPGSGLITGDLAVAEAEWLSELGLPTGPGTADARALGLPGLEQSARFDARLTAAIRDAAERMAKATFGPFLTVLSPSTDLPQAEIRASAFRAVAENMEGYALAAAARTLGCRAAEIRGVSNQAGDRDKHNWDLVPAQRLAQAAVLQYLKEHA is encoded by the coding sequence ATGACCGCGATCTGGATCCTGGCCGCAATGGAAGACGAACTGGATCTCCTGAAGCAGGCGCTGCACGCGGCGCCCGAAGAGCACGACCTCCCTTTGCCGGTCCATAGGGGCCGGATCGGCGAACGGCCCGTTGGACTTGCAGCCCTCGGGATCGGCGTCGCCGCGGCGTCCCTGGGGTTGGGGCTTCTTCACCGTGAGCTGAAGGGGGCCGAGGTGATCATGGTCGGCTCGGCAGGGGCCCTTCCGGGCTCCGGCCTCATCACCGGGGACCTGGCCGTGGCCGAGGCCGAATGGCTCTCGGAACTGGGCCTTCCGACAGGGCCCGGGACCGCGGATGCCCGCGCGCTCGGCCTCCCCGGCCTCGAGCAGTCCGCCCGATTCGACGCCCGCCTGACCGCAGCCATCCGGGACGCGGCCGAGCGGATGGCCAAGGCGACGTTCGGCCCCTTCCTGACCGTCCTCAGTCCGTCGACGGATCTCCCGCAGGCGGAGATACGCGCCTCGGCCTTCCGAGCCGTCGCCGAAAACATGGAAGGCTATGCTCTTGCCGCCGCCGCCCGCACCCTTGGCTGCCGGGCGGCGGAGATCCGGGGCGTCAGCAACCAGGCCGGCGACCGCGACAAACACAATTGGGATCTGGTGCCAGCGCAGCGGCTCGCCCAGGCCGCCGTCCTGCAGTATCTGAAGGAGCACGCATGA
- the mqnD gene encoding 1,4-dihydroxy-6-naphtoate synthase: MTLLEIGYSPCPNDTFIMAALAEGRIDTPLRFQPVLADVETLNVWAEKGRLPVTKLSFFALGHVLEGYGLLSTGAALGKGCGPLLIARPGTPPNRLETACVASPGKRTTAGLLLSLYLGREPAFRQMVYSEIMPSVERGECEFGLIIHESRFTYPAHGLEAVLDLGAWWEETTGCPIPLGGIAARRDLGPEAARLVNQAIRASLLAARAGGDAISDYTRRHAQEMDPEVMRRHIDLYVNDYSLDLGTAGLAAVETLFERARTAGLLPACGRPIMACPL; the protein is encoded by the coding sequence ATGACATTGCTCGAGATCGGCTACTCCCCCTGCCCGAACGACACCTTCATCATGGCCGCCCTCGCCGAGGGGCGCATCGACACGCCGCTCCGCTTCCAACCGGTTCTCGCGGACGTCGAGACGCTGAACGTCTGGGCGGAGAAGGGGCGCCTGCCCGTAACCAAGTTGAGCTTCTTCGCACTCGGGCACGTGCTGGAGGGGTACGGCCTTCTCAGCACCGGTGCGGCCCTGGGAAAAGGCTGCGGCCCCCTGCTGATCGCCCGCCCCGGCACGCCGCCGAACCGTCTCGAGACCGCCTGTGTAGCCTCCCCGGGAAAACGCACGACCGCCGGGCTCTTGCTGAGTCTTTATCTCGGCCGCGAACCGGCCTTCCGGCAGATGGTCTACTCGGAGATCATGCCGAGCGTCGAGCGCGGGGAGTGCGAGTTCGGGCTGATCATCCATGAAAGCCGCTTCACCTACCCCGCGCATGGCCTCGAGGCGGTCCTGGACCTCGGTGCCTGGTGGGAGGAAACGACGGGGTGTCCGATCCCCCTCGGCGGGATCGCCGCCCGCCGCGACCTGGGGCCCGAAGCGGCCCGCCTGGTGAACCAGGCGATCCGCGCCTCGCTTCTTGCCGCTAGAGCCGGTGGCGATGCGATCTCGGATTACACCCGGCGGCACGCCCAGGAGATGGATCCCGAGGTGATGCGCCGGCACATCGACCTCTATGTGAACGACTACTCGCTCGACCTCGGGACGGCGGGGCTCGCGGCGGTCGAAACGCTCTTCGAGCGAGCCCGGACCGCCGGGCTGCTGCCGGCTTGCGGCCGGCCGATCATGGCCTGTCCTCTCTGA
- a CDS encoding putative cation efflux transporter (Evidence 3 : Putative function from multiple computational evidences): MRKDMTGIRSGPAPYCHDHVYLSGAEAANERRTWIVIALTAVTMVVEIVSGWIFGSMALLADGWHMASHTAALGITALAYGFSRRHADDPRFSFGTGKVGDLAGFASANLLAFIAVLMGYESIERFMAPVQIDFDEAIGVAVLGLGVNVLSAFILKERHAGGHGHHSEEGPGHPHHGDHHTDLNLKAAYLHVLADALVSLLAIAALTAGRFFGWVWLDPMTGVVGAAVILRWSWKLMRQSGRVLLDMVPGIGLQARIREAVEAGGADRVVDLHLWRIGMGKFAAILSVLTQDPRSPDDYKALLRRFEEVCHVTVEVNRAAPAAETIREDRP, from the coding sequence ATGAGAAAAGACATGACGGGGATACGGAGCGGTCCAGCCCCTTACTGCCATGACCACGTCTACTTGAGCGGCGCCGAGGCGGCCAACGAGCGCCGCACGTGGATCGTGATCGCACTCACGGCGGTGACGATGGTGGTCGAGATCGTATCTGGGTGGATTTTCGGTTCCATGGCGCTTCTGGCCGATGGGTGGCACATGGCGAGCCACACGGCCGCCCTCGGCATCACGGCGCTCGCCTACGGGTTTTCACGGCGCCACGCCGATGACCCGCGCTTCTCTTTCGGAACCGGGAAGGTCGGTGATTTGGCGGGCTTCGCGAGCGCCAATCTCCTCGCCTTCATCGCCGTCCTGATGGGCTATGAATCGATCGAACGTTTCATGGCCCCCGTGCAGATCGACTTCGATGAGGCCATCGGCGTCGCGGTCCTGGGTCTTGGGGTGAACGTCCTGAGCGCCTTCATCCTGAAGGAGCGTCATGCGGGCGGACACGGGCACCATTCCGAAGAGGGGCCGGGGCATCCCCATCACGGCGACCATCATACGGATCTCAATCTCAAGGCGGCCTACCTGCACGTGTTGGCCGATGCGCTGGTTTCCCTTCTGGCCATCGCCGCCCTCACGGCCGGCCGTTTCTTCGGCTGGGTGTGGCTCGATCCGATGACGGGGGTCGTCGGCGCGGCTGTCATCCTGCGCTGGTCGTGGAAGCTCATGCGCCAGAGCGGCCGGGTGCTGCTGGACATGGTTCCCGGGATAGGGCTCCAGGCGCGCATACGGGAGGCTGTGGAAGCGGGCGGGGCGGACCGCGTCGTGGACCTCCACCTGTGGCGCATCGGGATGGGAAAATTCGCCGCCATCCTGTCCGTCCTGACGCAGGATCCCCGTTCACCCGATGACTACAAGGCGTTGCTGCGCCGTTTCGAGGAGGTGTGCCACGTGACCGTCGAGGTCAATCGAGCGGCGCCCGCCGCAGAAACGATCAGAGAGGACAGGCCATGA
- a CDS encoding hypothetical protein (Evidence 5 : Unknown function) encodes MLSPTASRALVFAHASHARFHRFAAGPDRADVESIEPLCGCDLVIAAQTNTQVVAAMGKKTLWRTPGSCWMKKGTRHVGSR; translated from the coding sequence GTGCTCAGCCCCACCGCTTCGCGGGCCCTGGTGTTTGCGCACGCTTCGCATGCTCGATTCCACCGTTTTGCGGCGGGACCGGATCGGGCCGATGTCGAGTCAATCGAGCCGTTGTGCGGATGCGACCTGGTGATCGCTGCACAAACCAACACGCAGGTTGTTGCCGCCATGGGCAAAAAAACCCTTTGGAGGACACCCGGCTCGTGTTGGATGAAGAAGGGGACCCGCCACGTAGGCTCCCGATAG
- a CDS encoding conserved hypothetical protein (Evidence 4 : Unknown function but conserved in other organisms) yields MDFKVLFTTFALVFLAELGDKTQLATFALAANIKSRLAVFLGSAGALIMTSLLAVLFGSLVSRMVPPQYIKLGAGALFIVLGVWMVLFSGGK; encoded by the coding sequence ATGGATTTCAAAGTGCTGTTCACCACCTTCGCCCTGGTCTTCCTGGCCGAACTCGGCGACAAGACCCAGCTCGCGACCTTCGCCCTCGCCGCCAACATCAAGTCCCGCTTGGCGGTCTTTCTCGGCTCGGCCGGGGCGCTCATCATGACCTCGCTCCTGGCCGTCCTCTTCGGGTCCCTTGTCAGCCGCATGGTGCCTCCTCAGTACATCAAACTCGGAGCGGGCGCCCTCTTTATCGTCCTCGGCGTGTGGATGGTGCTCTTTTCGGGCGGCAAGTAG
- a CDS encoding 4Fe-4S ferredoxin iron-sulfur binding domain protein — protein MSDAVYRKLAAILDTLPNGFPSTESGVELKILEKIFRPEDAAFFGHLRLSFETPGQIAQRAGRPLEEVEVQLKEMWRRGQIFGVAFKGLKLYKMVPWAFGIYELQLPHMDRELAELNEVYMPVYGRQFLSGGPPLMQVIPIEREIPAEQQALTYEKVSSIIEKGQSFLLNECICKKEQGLLGRRCTKPLEVCLAIAPVPGVFDGSKIGKVLTREEAYGVLEQAEQAGLVHLTWNIEDGHFFICNCCGCCCGILRGINDLGIPAGLVVNSSYFASIDPDACVGCGICKEERCQVGAIEEGEGGYQVVKERCIGCGLCVGTCPAGAVQLVRKAPEEVARPPKDEHAWFEERGRRRGVDYSAYR, from the coding sequence ATGAGTGATGCGGTTTACCGGAAGCTGGCGGCGATCCTCGACACCCTGCCGAACGGATTTCCATCTACGGAGAGCGGGGTCGAGCTCAAAATCCTCGAGAAGATCTTCCGGCCGGAGGATGCCGCCTTTTTCGGGCATCTGAGGCTCAGCTTCGAGACGCCCGGACAGATCGCGCAGCGGGCGGGGAGACCGCTCGAGGAGGTGGAGGTCCAACTGAAGGAGATGTGGCGGCGCGGCCAGATCTTCGGCGTGGCCTTCAAGGGGCTGAAGCTCTACAAGATGGTCCCCTGGGCCTTCGGGATCTACGAGCTGCAGCTGCCGCACATGGACCGGGAACTGGCCGAGCTGAACGAGGTCTATATGCCGGTCTACGGCCGGCAGTTTTTGAGCGGGGGGCCGCCGTTGATGCAGGTGATCCCCATCGAAAGGGAGATCCCGGCGGAGCAGCAGGCCTTGACCTACGAGAAGGTGTCTTCCATCATCGAGAAGGGGCAGTCGTTTCTGTTGAACGAGTGCATCTGCAAAAAGGAGCAGGGCCTCCTGGGCCGTCGCTGCACGAAGCCGCTCGAGGTCTGCCTGGCCATAGCGCCGGTGCCGGGCGTGTTCGATGGCTCGAAGATCGGGAAGGTCCTCACCCGGGAGGAGGCGTACGGGGTCCTCGAACAGGCCGAGCAGGCGGGGCTCGTCCACCTTACCTGGAACATCGAAGACGGCCACTTCTTCATCTGTAACTGCTGCGGCTGCTGCTGCGGGATCCTGCGAGGGATCAACGACCTCGGGATCCCGGCGGGACTGGTGGTCAATTCGTCTTATTTCGCGTCCATCGATCCGGATGCATGCGTCGGTTGCGGGATCTGTAAGGAGGAGCGCTGCCAGGTCGGGGCGATCGAAGAGGGCGAGGGCGGTTACCAGGTCGTCAAAGAGCGCTGCATCGGCTGCGGGTTGTGCGTCGGCACCTGTCCGGCCGGGGCGGTGCAGCTCGTCCGGAAGGCGCCGGAAGAGGTGGCTCGGCCGCCCAAAGACGAGCACGCCTGGTTCGAGGAGCGGGGGCGCCGCCGGGGCGTGGATTACAGCGCCTACCGCTAG
- a CDS encoding putative membrane protein (Evidence 3 : Putative function from multiple computational evidences) translates to MRMYQSELRWQPVVLLLVLSLVWGANMAFIKIAALEMPTLLQAAIRSLVAAACLFVWMKAKRMAVFPSRAVFLHGLVLGLLFGGEFGFIYSALDYTLASRVYVLLYTAPFFASLQAHVFLEGDRLNVWRIAGLTLAFFGVASLFLEDLGTFTLLALRGDLLALGAAFLWASTTVYLKRFLAHQTAPLQTLFYQLFFSIPLLFILSAVFEEPVLTGLSFNTWFSLFFQSIIVAFLSYLVWFELIHRYPVSLLHAFSFFTPVFGVFLSGALMLGESVGLSVIVALCLVSVGMILVNRRG, encoded by the coding sequence ATGCGCATGTATCAGAGTGAGCTACGCTGGCAGCCGGTCGTCCTGCTGCTGGTCCTGTCCCTCGTCTGGGGCGCCAACATGGCGTTTATCAAGATCGCCGCCCTGGAGATGCCGACCCTCCTGCAGGCGGCTATCCGCTCGCTCGTGGCGGCCGCCTGCCTCTTCGTCTGGATGAAGGCCAAGCGGATGGCCGTCTTCCCCTCCCGCGCCGTCTTTTTGCACGGGCTGGTGCTCGGCCTCCTCTTCGGCGGGGAGTTCGGCTTCATCTACTCGGCGCTCGACTACACGCTCGCCTCCCGGGTCTATGTGCTGCTCTACACGGCTCCATTTTTTGCGTCTCTTCAGGCGCATGTCTTCCTCGAGGGGGACCGCCTGAACGTCTGGCGGATCGCCGGGCTGACCCTGGCCTTTTTCGGGGTGGCTTCCCTGTTCCTGGAGGACCTGGGGACGTTCACACTCCTGGCCCTCCGCGGAGACCTCCTGGCCTTGGGTGCCGCGTTCCTGTGGGCTTCGACGACCGTTTACCTCAAGCGTTTCCTTGCCCATCAGACCGCTCCCCTTCAGACCCTTTTTTACCAGTTGTTCTTCTCCATACCGCTCCTCTTCATCCTGAGCGCGGTCTTCGAGGAGCCCGTCCTCACAGGGCTTTCGTTCAATACCTGGTTTTCGCTCTTCTTTCAGAGCATTATCGTGGCCTTTCTGAGCTATCTCGTCTGGTTCGAGCTGATCCACCGCTACCCGGTCAGCCTCCTGCACGCCTTCTCGTTCTTCACGCCGGTCTTCGGGGTGTTTCTGAGCGGGGCCCTGATGCTGGGGGAGTCGGTTGGGCTGAGCGTCATTGTGGCTCTGTGCCTGGTGAGCGTCGGGATGATCCTCGTCAACCGGCGCGGGTAG